The Puntigrus tetrazona isolate hp1 chromosome 13, ASM1883169v1, whole genome shotgun sequence genome contains the following window.
aatccATAGATAATTAATACAACTTTATCCACTGGTAAGAACATTACTAAACACGAATTACAATTAAGCAAACatacaatgtttatttaaacactttttggagATTTgctaacataaaataattcccacaaaaatatgaactctagttatttgattgattttactTGCGTTCAATCTTGTGCAGTCAATATATGAATAACAAATAACGATCATTGGTTCAAGCACATACGTTTGAGCGTACGTTTACCATATTTAATGTGcgtaagataaaataaaaatggactttttaggttaaaataaaattgtaagaAGTAAAAAGCACAGTTTTTTCTTCCGAAATGTAATTAAGTAAAAGTAGTCAGTTTAAATTGTacttgaataaagaaaaattcCCCCAGAATATTACTTAGGTACAGTAATTAAGTATTTTACACTGTTCTGTAGAGAAATGGAACATTTGGTTAGTGATGTTTAATGgaattatattgtattactgCGTGTGTCATGGGCTTCAGGCTTAGCTTTAGAGCTCATAGTGAGAGTCATTGATGGTGTTGCTGTGTAgtgtctcttttctttctctttcctccagGTCAGAGTGAAAGCCTGGTAAGTAAATGCTGGCATGTTACCATTTACCGGTAGACTTCACTGAAAAGGAATGAAAATGATTAGACGCCATGATACTTTAGTGCGCTACTATAGGAGTCATAGCTTGAAGGCAGATGTCTCATATCCTGTTAGCACCTCGGTATTATAGTTGTAGACTCAGAAGCTGTAGCAGTTTTTGCTTCTTACCGTAAAACAGAGGCACGATGAGTGAAGTAAATGCCAGTATCGTGAACAaaagactctttcttttctgacTTGACGTTCCCCAGAGTTTATCCAGTCAATCCCTAATCTCTGTGTTAAATCATAGGGGATATTCAGGACACGGTTTTTTGTCTGACGGTGATCTGATCTGTCTGTGCAAGCAAGTGTTGCGATTTAAGTCCAGTGACTGTCCACTCTCTATGCATGCTCTAATTTTGGTGCTAATGTCTGAGGGGATGTGTTACAGGGGCTGCTGGATGCGTTGCCACATTGCTTCATGATGCTGCAATGAATCCAGCTGAAGGTATATTACCTTTTAATCTTTActtcctattaaaaaaaaaaaaaaatatatatatatatatatatataagattttaatatgctattcactactattcaaaaatgtgggtttaaatttttaaattgaatgtaaatgcttttctttctattcatcaaggAATCTTGGAAAAATGCATTGCGGTATGCATCAAATCTGTTAttaacattgatgataatcagcatattacaatgatttctaaaCAATCATGTGAAACTGAGGTTAGagtaatgatataaaaaatgaagctttgcatcacattatgtagattgttttaaaaaaatattaaaatgaattgaagaatatttttttctgtgaacgTGACAGACATTTAACATGCCTCACTTTTGCACAGTAATGTATATATTCAGTGTTCTACTTTATATCTGTGTGTAGTTTACATGTACACTTcagttagtttttatttttatgtgcatattGTTGATTGTTGATTGAGCTTGGACCTTTTATGTCATGACAGTAGCATTATTGGTCTCTTACCATGATATTCTTGGAAATATCTTGTATGTGTGTTTCAGGGTATTACGGTAGTAGCATCAGATTCCGTCATTGTACCAAGTACTTTTTTGTTTGCTAAATTTCATCAGATTACCTGGCTACTTTTAAGTAAAGTCAGAAACGTTTACTTAGTAAATCTCTGCAAAATGTTAAGTTCCAATGCTAATTAGTAGGGCTACAATGacaaatattatgttattaaactactgttttatagaaaaaaagagtGTATTCCACATGCTGCCCAATATTTCTCTCCAACAAATTGTGTTGTCGCAGCTCTGCTAGCCAGAAAACCTTTACTCTTTATGTCTGAAAGTTCACTGTTCGCTCCCAGCCAGGAGATGGCAGAAAAGCTCTAAATTCTTGtcaaaaccacaaaacaaaaagacagtgTCGCGGTGGCAGATTGTCCTTGCTTTAATTAACAGCTGCGCGATGTTGAAACAGTAGCATTAGCCGAAATTCCCCAGTGGGCCAAATCTCAGTCTGACGGCAGCGTCTGTTTCTTCACTCGTGAGGCTCAAGGTTAATCAGCGCAGGTGGCAGACTGAGACCTCGCATAGACACCTGCTCTCATCCGCCTCGTCCGTTCCCTGCAGACCGCTTGACTGTAGGTCAGACAGGAGGCGCGTTTGATCCGCTCGCGTCCGGACGTTTCTGCTTTGATGAGCCCTGTACTGTGTTTCAGTCGTGACCTGACTTCTTGCACTGGCCTAATGTTCCCCTTCCTGTCCTTTTTGTGTTTTCCGTCTGACTGTCTCGTTTAGTGGTGAAGCAGAGGATGCAGATGTATAACTCGCCATACCGTGGCGTTCTGGACTGCATGCGCTGTGTGTGGCAGCAGGAGGGGGCTCTGGCGTTTTATCGCAGCTACACCACGCAGCTCACCATGAACGTCCCCTTCCAGGCGTTGCACTTCATGACCTACGAATATCTGCAAGAGCTGCTGAACCCCCAAAGACATTACAACCCCTCCTCCCACATGGTGTCGGGTGCGCTGGCCGGCGCCATAGCCGCCGCCGCCACCACGCCACTGGACGTTTGCAAGACGCTGCTGAACACGCAAGAGTCTCTGGCGCTCGATTCGGTCAGCCAGAGCGGAAGACACATCACGGGCCTCGGCCATGCCTTCCGGACTGTCTACAGGCTTGGCGGCCTTCCCGCTTACTTCAAAGGCGTTCAGGCCAGGGTCATATACCAGATGCCCTCGACTGCCATCAGCTGGTCCGTCTACGAGTTCTTCAAGTACGTTCTCACCAAACACCAGCACGAGAAGCGCAGGCTCCAGAGGGACGGAGAGAAGTAAGCGCTCGCAGCTGGCCTGACCTTGGCTTTCTCTCGCATAACCAAGCACTCGAGCTGCAAAAGGACCGATTTAATAAATGATACGCACATATAGAGTCCAAACACTCATGTCTGTTTACTTCCTTTGAGACGGCATTTAATACTGAAACTTTCCTGTATAATTCAACTATTAATCATGACCTAAGTTCTCACTGTGAAGGCTCAAGTTTTTGTTCATGACATCCTATTTTGCACTTAACCCAAATTACACCTCCCACAAGAGGGCGTCAGAGGTCTCTTTAAACGTTGTATGCTAATGAGTGGGAGGTCCTTCAAGTTTGTGGGTGGAGTTTAGAACCTCCAGACTCCTCCAATTCTTAAAACAGTACCTAGAACAGCAGACctgatctttttctttttttttttttttttttacatatttttttttccagccaaAACCGATACGCACAAGTAAAGACATATCTGTACATTCAAAATTGGGGTTTTAAACGACATTAAAATCATCATTTATGGCAGAATGTAGAACTGTACAGTAATTTATTGCCTTCTCTGGCTGAATAGCACTCAGAGATAATGAAAGATATCTATTGTTAGAggtatttttgtagtttttggcGGTGGCTTTTCGTCAGCACTTGTGGGAAATGTTCCTGCAGTTGATCCAAAGCTCTGAGGTGGTTGCCCCTTCATAACTTCTAGAAATAGTTTTGAGGTCTCTAGGGGAAGCACCATGCAGACCCGTATAACAGCTTTAGGAAGACACAACAGTCCTTTCTGGCCAACGTTAGTATTATTCAGTCAACAATGCCTTGGACGTTTAAAATTTAGATTAAGATTTAATCTGTTGAGGACCTTCTGAGTAATTCAGTGAATATGAGTTGGTCATTTGGAGTTATTTCTAGATGGACACTGGAATGTATTTTGGTTTGCTCTTGTGTTTGAGAGTTTTGGCTGAAACGCACCTGGCAGTTGAACATCTGAAGAGTTTTATTGATGGATATCTGACTGCCCCTGTTCCTCAGCTTTCAATAAATTAGCAGCGCAGGGGTTTCCCTGGCTTGCAATGGCTGAATGTCAGTGTGACTTAaatttgtttctcttttctttttttttttataattcgtatgctatatttattcatatactatcatttaataattttggcATTAAAGGAATGTTCTGGATTTACATTAATTTGGACTGGTTTGTTGCaggataatatataatacaatatttagtcgttttcaatttgaatacatttttattcatgtagtGGCAAAATGtcatgtcaacatgaaacatgtCAATTTAGCGTATTTATAGAGTGATTTGATTGGAAACTGTGCCCTGTAAAGCCAGGTAAATGTTTAATAGACATCTTTACAGcccaaataacacatttttcttttgcataaCTGATTTGCACTGATACAACTGTAGAATCAATTAGTTTGAACATTAACAAATCAATAGAACTTCTTTAGCAATGtacaattatgtatttaaacattaGGTTTTTGCTGAAATTACTTGCACATAGTGTTACTGTACATAGCTATCCTCTGTTTTTACTAGTTCAAACTAGACTAATAagatttgttattaattatgtcttagtatgaataaatgaatcaatgcTTAATTTCTCAACTGCTACCTAGTATTtagactgctttaaaaaaatgttactggtAGTACGTTTATTCTTTTAGGCTTTCTAGTTCAAAAGTTTGCAATTACTTGCAGTTTCTTGGTAGCCTAATTATTTGTGGAAAGAAAATCCTacgcagattttttttccagtgtacATGACTTGGAGTAATTCCTCTGAGGACTGTGGAATTCCTCTGCCGGTGTCCTCGGGAATGAAGGAGCAGCACCTCTAAGCCGTAAGAGCTGAAAGATCTCTGTTGGTGGCAAGTTCAGTGTTTGGTCTAAGACACAGGTGCACATGTGACCTTTGACTTCAAGTTTCCGAACAATTGCCAGGAGTGTGGAGGAGATCTCACTTTACCTGCCGGCTAATGTCTGGACAAGAGGGTTAAATTGTTCCTTCTTTTTTCATGTCAGCAGTCTCTAATGTGGCCTTGCAAGTATTTGGACACAATTTCTCAAAGCCGTCAAGTTCACACTGGTATAATTTATTGTGAGCTATATAGAAATAGAGTTATTACtatataaagagtttatttgcaaaaacagataacgtctatctaaagttttattttataatataattatcaaaataaCCCAATTGCAGTTATCTGTTTGTGCAAAGTAActctgtacactgtaaaaaaaaaaaagaacagaaaactgaaaatactacagtaaaacctattaaatggttaacggtaaattcctgtaaaatttacaagGAAAAAACGTAAattgacattcccagaatttcCTCCATtccatgttttttcttttaaaaatcactgtGCTGCTTAGTTTTTCTtagcagttatttttattagggttgcatgttacatgtaatgttgttaaattaatgtttaatgagtctcaccaagatgatgtttagtgtttgtggGAATGACACtgtgcaccttctatatatgttactatttaaaagctgcttgtgatgggctttggttcatcgtgacgttctcatcaccacctgatTTAGCTGGTtctcagtgtatttcaaaggtacaaaacagatttcagtacttcaaTAGGTTCTTATATTAACACtataatgaaattacggtatttaactgtaaatttaagttgaAACCTAAAAAGTTGTTACCATATTTCTTACAGTAGAATTtcggcaaccacagctgccagtttttcaccGTAAATtctatggattttttttacgtgtatatatatatatatatatgtacagagagagaaaacagacgTGATGATCTTTATTCACTAAGAGAGCATTAAAATTACCAGATTACTGGtaattttatgcaattaaaaataagatatttgtAATGTTGCAAAAGATGTCTCTTTTAAATTAATGCAGTTCGTTGAAATCTTGAAATAATCAGTTTCcacccaaaaaatgttttcaatatagATAAGACCTGTTATTTATAACTGAACACCAATAATAAGtgagcaaattagcatattagaataatttatgaaGGTTCATGTGAAAAGGAAGTAATTCCCCTTTgccatcgcaggaataaattgctttttaaaatatattatacttaaacagccatttttaagtaaaatttgaaatatatacttGGTGAAATGTAAGCCacttatttcaaaacatttaaaaatcgtacgatttttaaaaagtgtgctGGTACGGTACTTCACAACAACATTCATGTGTTTTTAAGTATGTCTTAAATGTTCAAACCTTTTAGGggtgcaggtttttttttccttctttgtaAAAACCTAGCTGTCAGAATAATGTCCTAATGATGTAACAGGTAAGTAACAGCATGCCGCTGATGATAGGGTTCAGAAATTCCTTTTTCTTTAAAGGTACGAGAGAGAGCAGATGACAGATGAAGAACCATCAGCCGCAGGCTCAGCCGGCTGAACGTGAACTTGACAGTCAGTCTGCAATGGAGCCGCACATGAACAACGCTGCAAGCCAGACCTGATTCAGATGCTCAAGAAGGAGGAGACCTCAATGCAGTTCCTTGCCGGTCAATCACTGATCAGAATGCTCTTACGCACAGCatagtctttgtttttttggattaaCCTAACCTGAGAATGTCAAGGTGGTGTTGTCTTTAGTTCGTCATTTCTGAGCACTTATTCGATTTGAATACAAACCTGACATGGAAATCAGGTCTGGAGTAAACCTTTCTATCCTTAGATGGCTCAGTGGATACGCAGGTCTAACGTCAGTCCTACTTCACGGGTTCGTGTCCTTCAACTGACTTTCCATTATCCtccaggaaaaagaaaaagaaaccacaCTGGAGGACATGGAGTCATTTGCTTTTGGAAATGATCTGTGTCGCCTTTAAAGCAATGCAGGACTTTACGCTGCTTGCAACCCGAGAGTCAATGAGAACATTGGGTACCATTGTAAACAAAATGggacacaaaatacaaaatctgGGCTACTGGTTTCGGGTTGCAGGTGcgagatgattttttttaatagtctttATTCACTCTTCCAGACATATACTCTTGTCAGGCGGACATCTGTTCAAACAGGGAGCGTTAATGAACACTCTTTGAatgtctgagagtgtgtgatGGTGTGTTTCACCCCACCCTAGCGTTCGTTTATGCCTCTCCTCCCATCCGTGTCGCGGGTGGCCCGCACAAGCTTGCCCACAATGGTGCTGATGAGCCTCTTCGCTGGAGTCTGTAGGGGATTATGAGGAAGTGTTTATGGTTCCTGATCCATCCAGTGATCGGCCCCGCGCTGTTCTTTAAGGAGTCAGAGATGGTAAATGAGGTATTTGTAGGGAATTAGGtgatgttattgttgttttagaaCATGTGCCTGGGCTCATGTTTGATCAGCTGAGTCAGAGAGGGCCTTGGAGTAGTGTCCTAAGTGGGAAAATGTGAGAAAGCGTGTGTTGCTTTAGTCACTGGACTGCTGACAGACAGTGGAGTGTTTGCTTTTTCTTCTAACGCTAATAAAGAGCCCTCGCGGTCTGGTAGAGGATGCGTCTCGTGAGACGcttgtttgtttgggtttttctCCATCGctttgccacacacacacacacacacgctgaagacgttttattgcatttgatgGTTAGCGTTTTTGCATCCACTGAATCAAACCCGTGACCTTTACCGGCTGAGCCGTGGGAGCCTGGTACAAAACCATACGTAAGCCTGGTTCTTAATAAAAGTCAACAAGCTTCTCGTTGTGTTCTTCCCCACAGCAAGGGACTCGAAATTTAGCTGTCATTGATGATTGAGGAGGCTTTTTGGGAAGTTGTGGATGAAATGCGATTTATTTAAAGTACAAATACTGTgatgtacactgtaaaaaacctAAGAAATATAGTAGCAATGTTTTAGGGTTGACAGATTTAACttaaattacaatttcattTGCAATCAATACAATATCAATACAATATCAATATAATCAATTACTATAGCAACCAGtactgataagaaaaaaacatttgaatgcaatGAAACAGCCAAtgctattttactgtaaaatggtCAGATATGTccattaacctttttttattattattattattattattattattattattatacaaaaatatttctagttttgaaaTTGCGGACTTGTGTCTTTTTCCCCTAGAAAGCTGGCTTCTTGGCTAACCTTTGACTCGACCTGTGACGCAACCTACGTCGTACGTCGAGCCAGAAGTTATTTATTTGCGTTAGAATTTTGTCATTGAAAATAATCTGGCTAATCGCTTAGCTTGCCAACTACTAGCACACATCAGGAAAGGCGATTTGCGAAGATTCATAAAAACCCTTAGGCTCACGTCTGTTAGATGCAGCTGGATCGCGAATGATTTGCGCAAACATAGACGCTTTAGGCAGATCGGGACTGGCGCGTTGCCTTCAGCGGTTCCGATATTTATTATTGCGTCCAACGACAAAACGCCTCAATCGTTTAAACGGAGACATTCTTACCTTCCCCAGCACCGAGTCGACACGACGACGGACAGACGACAGCTCACTCAGGGCGGGGCTAAGGTAAAACAGTCTTGTCAATCAGCCATCATGGGcggggcctgtgcagaactacaTCACGCTGACATTAATCTCAGAACAGTCCGATTTGACAAAGGGGCTTTAAAAtaggcttttttaaaaaaaaaaaaaacaccaagtgggtttttttttatcattataggatgGATTTGTACACACACGtccaacacacatttatgttcaatGTCTACATTTTGGAATGTAGTTAAAGAAAGCTTAAGATGAATGTAAGTTGTTCACAGATGAATCATTTAACATGACTTTTGAACCGTTTCAAATGAatctttggaaaaaaagaaagttaaaacTATTCATATCGTGTCTTGGAGCAACtcacgttttgtttttgttttttttactacaaaaagAATGTCATGGGGTTTTTTTCTGGAATGTAGTAAAACGAGTAAAGTATGCTTTGAAATTAATTCTactagaaatagaaaaaaaatgcatcaacaAAGTAAACTACATTCTAACTAATGATTGTTTGAGTTGAGAGCCGTTCACCTGTGTTCACTCGTCTTATGCAGGTGTGATATGAAGCTTACGCTCCCCGAGGCTGAAGCTGACACCTTGTCATTTCATTTATACTGACAGCTGCCTAACATTAACCAGAGCCTTCTGAGCCATTTAAATGATCTGCAACAGACACTTATTGCAAGGAACGCGTTTCCCAGTTGTGATTTATACTAATTGGTCTCGTGCTTTGGCATTacggatgtgtttgtgtgttggttGACCTCTGATTTCGACTGCGAGACCACTTGACTGTGAACTTTGACGCGGTGGTCATCTTCTTGTGGCCTTTTCCACCTTTGTGTCTCTGTAAAAGCACACAGTCTTTCCTAATCTAAACTATTTAGTCTGGCTGTAAATTCCTCTCAGCATCAGTGctataatgcaaataatgacttttttttttttggggagaCTAGAGCTATTTTACACTAGGTACTTTTATGACTTAATTTCCAGCGGTTGTCGTTGATTTGATCGCACAGATACTATTTAAACAGAACTGAGCTGGACAACGACGTCTCTGAATTTAGTAATGAAATGCCTTCCGTACAATccgtattgttaaaaaaatgctatataaataaaaatgactgtcaAATTACCTTGGTGTCATACTGTCCTAAAGTCTGGgctcagtatgtttttttttatttagcaacaaagcaaagacacattaaattaatcagaagtggcagtaaagacatgctattattacaaaagatttctgttttaaataattgctattctttatttattgaggAATCCTGAATAAAACCCAAAAGGaagttttcaacactgatgataataagacaatattaatagtgtttttaaataataatatttaaaatgtatttttaaaaactatcttcaaaacataaaacaattcaACTAATAGTAGCGTATATCTTGTCTATTTGATTTccgttatttattattattatattatttaattattttcggGGGGGTGGGGGTAAATGCTAGATTATGTTTCCACTGGGACTCTCAGGTAGGTATAGgataaatatacttttacttttttggcATTAGTCGACCACAAAAGCCTCTGATCTCGTTTTTAGTTATAGCACCACTTAGCAGTCGCGGTGAAAGCGTATGATTAATCAGAGAGACGCACTCTTAGTTTTGACAGCAGTAACTGGCAGGCCTGCAGGCTTTGAGGAAGCTCTTGTGTTTACTCGGTTTTCCATCACAGATCTGCTTTCAGACCCACACACAActccatttgttttcattccccACAGCTGACACCTCACCTCTCCGGTCCATCTCTCTTTTCTGATGAGCGCGTATGGGAGCTCTCTTCTTGC
Protein-coding sequences here:
- the slc25a28 gene encoding mitoferrin-2 → MILKDRVLQMEADGFVRRRRMTADTSGGDAAVAGASAGAEIHWLGGRFWGVSESLVGTLTPRIAGETELHVGHFYASQEANDLSEPDYEGLPQGASTSTHMLAGAVAGIMEHCLMFPIDCVKTRMQSLQPEPAARYRNVMDALWRIVRTEGIWRPIRGLNVTAVGAGPAHALYFACYERLKKVLSDIIHPGANSHLANGAAGCVATLLHDAAMNPAEVVKQRMQMYNSPYRGVLDCMRCVWQQEGALAFYRSYTTQLTMNVPFQALHFMTYEYLQELLNPQRHYNPSSHMVSGALAGAIAAAATTPLDVCKTLLNTQESLALDSVSQSGRHITGLGHAFRTVYRLGGLPAYFKGVQARVIYQMPSTAISWSVYEFFKYVLTKHQHEKRRLQRDGEK